A stretch of Kyrpidia spormannii DNA encodes these proteins:
- a CDS encoding bifunctional metallophosphatase/5'-nucleotidase: MEKKISRRDMLKYMGAFGLGLGMFPLVTGLASGLNRDREIAATSSRVKRLTFLQTTDIHGQVLTHPEFFWENNTIVFRRTGGMSRIATLFQRVRAENPGNVFIIDTGDCYQGSALAALSKGRAMVRIMNRMGYDLAIPGNWEVVYGSKALVDLSRSYNFPVICSNMVWNGQGPQPNRDLFPEYYIKELGGVRIGFIGYNDPLTKVRQSPAWSKEIQFGLPTDSIPRLVDILRNNYKCQLVMMLCHLGLTQQVYLAKQPQCQGVDFLFGGDTHERTYEPILGGHCPVVEPGSFGSFVGRLDVVVEDGRIKDYTYKLLVVEENQYPEDPAIKSVVEAERKPYLPVMERKIGETKGYLYRYNVLETPMDNLITDAIRDATGADIGFSNGFRFSPPIPPGDLTVEHLYSILPTNSQLEIGRVTGKQIWDWMEKELENVFSPDPAKRVGGWVVRFSGMQVTMTIANPYGKRVQSITIGGEPLQPNKTYTIAACVREGEDPTVLCRFKNVRDPHILDLDVFQAIENFLKKKGPVQYEIEGRVKATDAHGFVLSQLPGTTYTFH, translated from the coding sequence GTGGAAAAGAAAATTTCCCGCAGAGACATGTTAAAGTACATGGGAGCCTTCGGGCTGGGGCTGGGGATGTTTCCCCTGGTTACAGGACTGGCTTCCGGCCTCAACCGGGACCGGGAGATTGCGGCCACCTCGAGCCGCGTCAAACGTTTGACCTTTCTTCAAACCACCGACATTCATGGCCAGGTGCTCACACATCCCGAATTCTTTTGGGAGAATAACACGATCGTCTTTCGCCGGACAGGGGGCATGAGCCGGATTGCCACCTTGTTCCAACGAGTCCGAGCCGAGAACCCCGGTAACGTGTTTATCATCGACACCGGGGACTGTTATCAGGGTTCAGCCCTGGCGGCCCTCAGCAAGGGCCGGGCAATGGTGCGGATCATGAACCGCATGGGGTACGACCTGGCGATTCCTGGAAATTGGGAAGTGGTCTACGGGTCCAAAGCTTTGGTGGACTTATCGCGAAGCTACAATTTCCCCGTGATTTGTTCCAATATGGTGTGGAACGGGCAAGGCCCCCAGCCGAATCGGGATCTGTTTCCGGAATATTATATCAAAGAACTTGGAGGGGTGCGAATTGGTTTCATCGGTTATAACGACCCGTTAACCAAAGTTCGGCAGTCGCCGGCCTGGTCGAAGGAAATCCAGTTCGGCCTCCCGACCGATTCGATACCCCGGCTGGTCGACATCTTGCGCAACAATTACAAATGTCAGCTTGTGATGATGCTTTGCCACCTGGGCCTGACTCAACAGGTATACCTCGCGAAACAGCCCCAATGTCAAGGGGTGGACTTCCTGTTCGGCGGGGATACCCACGAGCGGACTTACGAACCCATCTTAGGCGGCCATTGCCCGGTGGTGGAGCCGGGGTCTTTTGGGTCTTTCGTCGGTCGGCTGGATGTGGTGGTGGAGGACGGCAGAATCAAGGACTACACTTACAAGCTCTTGGTTGTGGAGGAGAACCAGTACCCCGAAGATCCGGCGATCAAAAGTGTAGTGGAAGCGGAGCGGAAACCCTACCTTCCTGTCATGGAACGCAAAATTGGCGAAACCAAAGGCTACTTGTACCGTTACAATGTGCTGGAAACGCCTATGGATAATTTGATCACCGATGCCATCCGGGACGCCACAGGCGCCGATATTGGTTTTTCCAATGGATTCCGCTTCAGTCCGCCGATCCCGCCAGGTGATCTCACTGTGGAGCATCTGTACAGCATTCTGCCCACGAATTCGCAACTGGAAATCGGGAGAGTGACGGGAAAGCAGATCTGGGACTGGATGGAAAAAGAATTGGAAAACGTGTTTTCTCCCGATCCGGCGAAGCGGGTGGGGGGATGGGTGGTTCGTTTTTCCGGAATGCAAGTGACGATGACGATCGCGAACCCGTATGGCAAGCGCGTACAATCGATTACCATCGGGGGAGAACCGCTGCAGCCGAATAAGACCTACACCATCGCAGCTTGTGTCCGGGAAGGGGAGGACCCCACCGTTTTGTGTCGGTTTAAAAATGTGCGTGACCCCCATATCCTTGACCTTGACGTGTTTCAAGCGATTGAAAATTTCTTGAAAAAGAAAGGGCCGGTTCAGTACGAGATCGAGGGCCGGGTCAAGGCCACGGATGCCCATGGATTTGTATTGTCACAATTGCCGGGGACAACATACACTTTTCACTAA
- a CDS encoding helix-turn-helix transcriptional regulator, with product MVRVTKFSPVLWIRSVIPLACLGVIGSTEDFGLPLMGLFLASAVDVAIDIGSQLRASTVSGADRWTALRDIVYALIFYALFLGNPGVPALLLAPPVLAEVFLAFGARGFIWAIGAEALLLALRMATINRGPEGWIHPGWAVGIASATLLMGLLGYTIARLNELQEGINRQRHALKEALSELLATMMSPMGIEKSVLKQEQIRVLLEELCQTASRSKGEEAGRTLARIIARRQEAFQLFTPREFEVLCLLSENKSYRQIAQHLQISEGTVRAHVAGMMRKTQVHSREELTVWARKHCLVFRGQGDAGPESAGGSDAASQDS from the coding sequence ATGGTGAGAGTAACCAAGTTTTCTCCCGTCTTGTGGATTCGCTCCGTCATTCCCCTCGCTTGTCTAGGTGTCATCGGGTCGACGGAAGATTTTGGACTGCCTCTCATGGGCCTGTTCTTGGCCAGTGCCGTGGATGTCGCCATCGACATCGGGTCTCAATTGCGCGCCTCGACCGTCTCCGGGGCGGACCGATGGACTGCCCTTCGGGACATCGTCTATGCGCTGATTTTTTACGCACTCTTCCTGGGAAATCCCGGGGTTCCCGCCCTGCTCCTCGCCCCACCCGTGTTGGCTGAGGTGTTTCTCGCTTTCGGTGCCCGCGGCTTTATTTGGGCGATCGGTGCTGAAGCATTGCTCTTGGCTCTTCGCATGGCGACGATCAACCGTGGGCCCGAAGGCTGGATTCATCCTGGCTGGGCGGTGGGTATTGCCTCCGCGACGCTTCTCATGGGCCTTCTCGGCTATACCATCGCTCGGCTGAACGAGCTCCAGGAGGGGATAAACCGCCAGCGCCACGCCTTGAAAGAAGCGCTGTCCGAGTTGCTCGCGACGATGATGTCGCCGATGGGAATCGAAAAGAGTGTGCTCAAGCAAGAACAGATACGGGTTTTACTGGAAGAACTGTGTCAGACAGCAAGTCGATCGAAAGGTGAGGAGGCGGGGCGAACGCTGGCTCGGATCATCGCCCGTCGACAGGAGGCTTTTCAACTTTTTACTCCCAGAGAGTTTGAAGTTCTCTGTCTATTATCAGAAAATAAGTCATATCGCCAAATCGCACAACATTTACAAATCAGTGAAGGTACGGTCCGGGCCCATGTTGCCGGGATGATGCGCAAGACTCAAGTACATAGCCGAGAGGAACTCACCGTTTGGGCCCGGAAACATTGTCTCGTTTTTCGTGGCCAGGGGGACGCGGGACCGGAGAGCGCTGGCGGTTCCGACGCCGCAAGTCAAGATTCTTAG
- a CDS encoding 4Fe-4S dicluster domain-containing protein: protein MIELETAPRERPPVKWGKVFNQDACIGCHACSTACKSEHLVPLGVNRTYVKQVEVGIYPEVSRQFQITRCNQCEDPPCVAICPVSAMFQRPDGIVDFDREVCIGCKACMAACPYDAIYIHPDIHSAEKCNFCAHRIDQGLEPACVAVCPVEAIVVGDLNDPESEVSQLIARNKVDVRKPEKGTNPKVFYVGASDYTLNPTKSSYESMHVYAEQKEGYPVGRKPQKEEGGSRSVAAARLAYDVNHHSPWHWEVSLYTWTKSIAAGVFILFAILTFAGQTLPPAWGIANAVVGGAFLGLTGLLLIADLEHPGRFLRLFTRPQWRSWLVRGSMIISGYSIVLLIQFVLSLAGVTAANTVLSVFGLVLGAFTAMYTAFLFAQAKGRDLWQNPSLPVHLLSQAGLSGAAVYLLLNLFLPLPEGAVPLVQITLIISLGLHLALVLSEWVIPHTSEGARIAAEHMFHGRYKGYYWTGVILGAVIPFILSWFTGIPALPVLAGVLGLIGLLAYEHAYVQAGQSVPLS, encoded by the coding sequence ATGATCGAGCTCGAAACAGCGCCCAGAGAACGCCCCCCGGTGAAATGGGGCAAAGTGTTCAACCAGGACGCCTGTATCGGCTGCCACGCCTGCAGCACCGCGTGTAAGTCGGAACACCTGGTGCCCCTCGGCGTGAACCGGACCTATGTCAAACAGGTGGAAGTGGGCATCTACCCCGAGGTGAGCCGGCAGTTTCAAATCACCCGGTGCAATCAGTGCGAGGATCCTCCCTGTGTCGCCATCTGTCCGGTGTCCGCAATGTTTCAGCGGCCCGACGGCATCGTGGATTTTGACCGCGAGGTCTGCATCGGCTGCAAAGCGTGCATGGCGGCCTGTCCTTATGATGCCATTTACATTCATCCGGATATCCACAGTGCGGAAAAATGCAATTTTTGCGCACACCGGATCGATCAGGGGCTGGAGCCGGCCTGTGTGGCCGTCTGTCCGGTAGAGGCGATCGTGGTCGGCGACCTCAACGACCCCGAGAGTGAGGTTTCCCAGCTCATCGCCCGGAATAAAGTCGACGTCCGCAAGCCCGAGAAAGGCACCAATCCAAAAGTTTTTTACGTCGGAGCCAGCGATTATACTCTCAATCCGACCAAGAGCAGTTACGAGTCGATGCACGTGTACGCCGAACAAAAAGAAGGCTATCCGGTCGGCCGAAAGCCCCAGAAGGAGGAAGGCGGCTCCCGGTCGGTGGCCGCAGCTCGGCTGGCCTACGATGTCAACCATCACTCCCCGTGGCACTGGGAGGTCTCCTTGTACACCTGGACAAAGTCCATTGCGGCGGGAGTGTTCATTCTATTTGCGATTCTCACCTTTGCCGGACAAACCCTGCCCCCGGCCTGGGGGATCGCCAACGCAGTGGTCGGGGGTGCTTTTCTGGGCCTGACCGGTTTGCTGTTGATCGCAGACCTGGAGCACCCCGGACGGTTCCTTCGCCTGTTTACCCGGCCCCAGTGGAGATCATGGCTGGTCCGGGGGTCGATGATCATTTCCGGCTACAGCATTGTGCTTTTGATTCAATTTGTGCTCAGCCTGGCGGGCGTGACCGCCGCCAACACCGTATTGTCCGTTTTCGGCCTGGTACTTGGGGCCTTTACCGCTATGTACACCGCTTTCTTGTTCGCCCAGGCCAAAGGGCGGGATCTCTGGCAGAATCCGAGCCTGCCGGTGCACCTGTTGTCCCAGGCCGGGCTGAGCGGCGCGGCGGTTTACCTGCTGTTGAACCTGTTTCTGCCGCTGCCCGAAGGGGCCGTGCCCCTGGTTCAGATCACCCTGATCATCTCTTTGGGCTTGCACCTGGCCCTGGTGCTCAGCGAATGGGTGATCCCCCACACGTCCGAAGGGGCCAGAATCGCCGCCGAGCACATGTTCCACGGGCGGTACAAAGGTTATTACTGGACCGGGGTGATCCTCGGGGCGGTGATCCCGTTCATTCTCTCGTGGTTTACCGGGATTCCCGCACTGCCGGTTCTCGCGGGAGTACTCGGCCTCATCGGCCTGTTGGCTTATGAACACGCCTATGTGCAAGCGGGGCAATCGGTGCCATTAAGTTAA
- a CDS encoding radical SAM protein, with protein sequence MMLTTKAPWADLDLPSLVDQARELTDQFFPREILFAAPSQKYYDTGGYRNERRAFRTISVTGQACALRCEHCGTKVLDGMMPARVPGALAEIGAALVDEGARGVLISGGCLDDGSVPLDRFLEDIGRLKEKGLKVLVHTGLVRREIARGLKAAGVDQILLDIIGDDRTIREVYHLDRTTEAYRESLRILREEGLSAIPHVVVGLHFGEILGEWEALRMIREEGASQLVIVALQPLPGTGMAGVRSVSGDEVGKVLAAARIMMPDMPISLGCARPAGPEKRSMERWALRVGVQSIAYPLPETVAYAEQLGIRIRYHEQCCSVLN encoded by the coding sequence ATGATGCTCACGACCAAAGCGCCTTGGGCTGACCTAGATCTCCCGTCTCTGGTCGACCAGGCCCGGGAGCTGACCGATCAGTTTTTTCCCCGGGAGATCCTCTTTGCCGCCCCCAGTCAAAAGTACTACGACACAGGAGGATACCGCAATGAACGCCGGGCTTTTCGCACCATTAGTGTCACCGGCCAGGCGTGCGCACTGCGCTGTGAACACTGTGGGACGAAGGTCCTGGATGGAATGATGCCGGCGAGGGTCCCGGGAGCGCTGGCCGAGATCGGGGCTGCGTTGGTTGACGAGGGGGCAAGGGGAGTTCTGATCAGCGGTGGCTGTCTCGACGACGGGTCCGTTCCCTTGGATCGCTTTCTCGAAGACATCGGTCGGCTGAAAGAGAAAGGGCTCAAAGTCCTCGTCCACACCGGTCTGGTTCGCCGGGAGATCGCCCGGGGACTCAAGGCGGCGGGGGTCGACCAAATTCTGTTGGACATCATTGGGGACGATCGGACGATTCGCGAGGTGTACCATCTGGACCGTACCACCGAAGCTTATCGGGAATCACTGCGCATCCTTCGCGAAGAAGGACTCTCCGCTATTCCCCATGTGGTGGTGGGGCTTCATTTTGGGGAAATTCTCGGGGAGTGGGAAGCCCTGCGCATGATCCGGGAGGAGGGGGCCTCGCAACTGGTCATTGTCGCCCTGCAACCCTTGCCTGGCACGGGCATGGCCGGGGTGAGGAGCGTTTCCGGAGACGAGGTGGGCAAAGTCCTGGCGGCCGCCCGGATTATGATGCCAGATATGCCGATCTCCTTAGGTTGCGCGCGCCCGGCCGGCCCGGAAAAGCGATCGATGGAGCGGTGGGCCCTTCGGGTAGGGGTTCAAAGTATCGCGTATCCGTTGCCGGAAACGGTGGCCTACGCAGAGCAACTTGGGATCCGGATCCGTTATCACGAACAATGCTGTTCTGTGTTGAACTGA
- a CDS encoding outer membrane protein assembly factor BamB family protein, protein MKVGRKWSAVAAAGVLLGAGMASAAGEVPTTATSAAQMAVRMFPSGSSAVILCSGDPKSERSDLVAGQALAAYLSAPLLLTQSAVELGPNTLQSLSQLSVPDANPIGDVQPYQPAPGKPKVYLVGTKDSLSGSLVNQLESLGYAVQDLRTDSASALLSEVQNIVAPPFPSPSDAPGFPGKWTTYAGDQAHNPFYPVPDSAPSWEKEGVMWNFPEKAAVPLSQEFPDLRQLGMRGAPVKMTQSLGNACGVTAVDGVIYAESDDAHLYALDAKTGQLLWQAGPTVNALMGNPIVGDGLVYVTAGDTGFSFSQVLKFMLSQGKMQLVRGLTYSAIYAYDQKSGRLVWRQDFQGNAMPSPALVDHAVYEATGDGHLYAFDSKTGKSLWTTDLGGFDSMSSTNYWRDPETGRVEIIVGVSDANNVVAVDAQTGKVLWKQPTTLNIFNTGMGDNTPTVDQENGLVFQDSVVDNDPKTNTVDLAIYAMDARTGKMVWSTKLGRGSSPPAYKAGVAMVHDGVVYVGSPATSRYYALDEKTGHVLWTFHFQNSGPAGAGRGSAVYAYDRLWVAAGPKVYALDPKTGKELGSYEPGGRFGIVNPVIVGKTMYLGNSYDWIQAIPLSKIDPTVQSSGA, encoded by the coding sequence ATGAAAGTCGGACGAAAATGGTCCGCGGTGGCGGCGGCGGGAGTTCTGCTTGGGGCGGGCATGGCGTCGGCGGCAGGTGAGGTCCCGACGACGGCGACGTCGGCGGCGCAAATGGCGGTCCGAATGTTTCCCAGCGGTTCGTCGGCGGTGATTCTTTGTTCCGGAGATCCAAAAAGTGAACGGTCGGACCTGGTAGCTGGCCAGGCACTTGCCGCGTATTTATCCGCCCCTCTGTTACTCACCCAAAGTGCGGTGGAACTGGGCCCGAACACGCTTCAATCTCTGTCGCAACTGTCCGTACCTGATGCAAACCCGATTGGTGATGTGCAGCCCTACCAACCAGCTCCGGGCAAGCCAAAAGTGTATTTGGTCGGTACAAAGGATTCCCTGTCGGGATCATTGGTCAACCAGTTAGAGAGCTTAGGATACGCTGTCCAGGATTTGCGCACGGATTCGGCGTCTGCATTATTGAGTGAAGTTCAGAATATCGTGGCCCCACCTTTTCCCTCTCCATCGGACGCTCCGGGATTTCCCGGGAAATGGACCACTTACGCCGGGGATCAGGCCCACAATCCCTTTTATCCCGTCCCCGATTCTGCCCCAAGCTGGGAAAAAGAAGGGGTGATGTGGAACTTTCCAGAAAAAGCGGCCGTGCCGTTGTCTCAAGAATTTCCTGATCTGCGCCAGTTGGGCATGCGGGGGGCGCCAGTGAAAATGACCCAGAGCCTTGGCAATGCGTGCGGCGTTACGGCGGTGGACGGAGTGATCTACGCGGAGTCGGATGATGCGCACCTCTACGCTCTGGATGCAAAAACGGGTCAATTGTTGTGGCAGGCGGGTCCCACTGTGAACGCCCTCATGGGCAATCCCATCGTGGGGGATGGGCTGGTGTATGTCACCGCTGGCGACACAGGCTTTTCCTTTTCCCAAGTGCTCAAATTCATGCTGTCCCAGGGCAAAATGCAGTTGGTCAGGGGTCTGACCTACTCAGCCATCTATGCTTACGACCAGAAATCCGGGCGGCTGGTGTGGAGACAGGATTTTCAGGGCAACGCGATGCCCAGCCCGGCCCTGGTGGACCATGCCGTTTACGAAGCGACTGGAGACGGGCATCTCTACGCCTTCGATTCGAAAACCGGGAAATCTTTGTGGACGACAGATCTCGGCGGCTTCGACAGTATGTCGTCGACCAACTACTGGCGGGATCCCGAGACCGGGCGGGTGGAAATCATCGTCGGGGTCTCCGATGCGAACAACGTGGTGGCGGTGGATGCCCAAACCGGAAAGGTGTTGTGGAAACAACCCACGACCCTGAACATCTTTAACACCGGTATGGGCGACAATACACCTACGGTGGACCAGGAGAATGGCTTGGTGTTTCAGGATTCGGTGGTGGACAACGACCCGAAGACCAACACGGTGGACTTGGCCATCTATGCCATGGACGCGAGAACCGGGAAAATGGTCTGGAGCACGAAGCTCGGCCGGGGGAGCAGTCCTCCTGCTTACAAAGCCGGGGTGGCCATGGTGCACGACGGCGTGGTCTATGTCGGCAGTCCGGCGACCTCCCGTTACTATGCCTTGGATGAGAAAACCGGCCACGTTTTGTGGACCTTTCATTTTCAAAACTCCGGGCCGGCCGGGGCCGGGCGGGGCAGTGCCGTGTACGCCTACGACAGGCTGTGGGTAGCGGCGGGACCAAAAGTCTACGCCCTGGATCCCAAAACGGGCAAGGAACTCGGGTCTTATGAACCGGGGGGCCGGTTTGGGATCGTCAACCCCGTTATTGTGGGCAAAACGATGTATCTGGGGAATTCCTACGACTGGATCCAGGCCATTCCCCTAAGCAAAATTGATCCAACGGTGCAATCTTCGGGAGCGTGA
- a CDS encoding sulfite exporter TauE/SafE family protein has product MTIELATTLIVIGVIGALLSGMLGIGGAIVNYPMILYIPPMLGLPGYNPHEVAGIVALQVLFSTLSAVIAQRGDEVIHRQLVLIMGISVLVGSFLGGYGAKFLSGNIVNIIYAILATAAAILMSLPKRGSEDLALHEIEFNKTVAVVSSLTVGLAAGIVGAGGAFLLVPVMLQILKIPTRVTIASSLAITFLSSIGSSVGKVLAGGIPWTAAAIVVVASVVVAPLGVKVGRMMDVRVLRAVLGVVIIAVTVKIWTGILLP; this is encoded by the coding sequence GTGACCATTGAGCTCGCTACTACATTAATTGTCATTGGCGTGATCGGGGCTTTGTTATCCGGTATGCTCGGGATTGGCGGAGCGATTGTGAATTACCCGATGATCCTGTACATTCCGCCTATGCTTGGGCTCCCGGGGTACAACCCCCATGAAGTGGCCGGGATCGTGGCGCTTCAGGTGCTGTTTTCCACGTTGTCCGCCGTGATCGCCCAACGCGGGGATGAAGTGATCCACAGGCAACTGGTGCTGATCATGGGGATCTCGGTGTTGGTGGGCAGTTTTCTCGGAGGGTACGGAGCGAAGTTTTTGTCGGGGAATATTGTCAACATCATCTACGCCATTCTGGCGACTGCCGCTGCAATCCTCATGTCCCTTCCCAAACGGGGTTCAGAAGACCTCGCCCTCCACGAGATTGAGTTTAATAAAACGGTGGCCGTCGTTTCGTCTCTGACGGTGGGTTTGGCGGCGGGGATTGTCGGGGCCGGAGGGGCCTTTCTGCTCGTTCCGGTCATGCTGCAGATTCTGAAGATCCCCACCCGAGTCACCATCGCTTCCTCTCTGGCGATTACGTTCCTGTCGTCCATTGGGTCCTCCGTAGGGAAGGTATTGGCCGGAGGCATTCCTTGGACGGCGGCGGCCATCGTGGTGGTGGCGAGCGTCGTCGTGGCCCCTTTAGGAGTGAAGGTCGGCCGGATGATGGACGTTCGGGTGCTCCGGGCCGTCCTCGGGGTGGTCATCATCGCCGTGACCGTGAAGATTTGGACCGGCATCCTACTCCCATAA
- a CDS encoding molybdopterin-dependent oxidoreductase → MSVREEKLSAIQGYGGLKSHPDPDQWDDWRELDSRSWPRKQYKHYQLVPTVCFNCEAACGLVAYIDKETGEIRKLEGNPLHPASRGRNCAKGPATLVQVTNPDRILYPLKRAAGRGEGKWERVSWDEALNDISGRIRKAILDGRKDEIVYHVGRPGEDEYTERVLKAWGVDGHSSHTNVCSSGARTGYAFWMGIDRPAPDYENARFILMMSSHLESGHYFNPNAQRIIKAQQSGAKVCVIDTRLSNTASKADYWLSPWPGTETAFLLAVANQLIQTERFNRTFVEEWVNWRQFMEDRDYLEDLQRRGFLERVPEGRSFEDFVSVLKDLYKDYTPEFAEAETGIAARWVKVVADEIARAGTAFSSNIWRNAAAGNRGGWMITRALMFLNVLMGAVGEPGSMIPNAWVKFVPRRNTMPDPIQMWNENHWPREYPLTYFELSYALPHILKRRNKRLEVYFARVVNPVWTFPDGFTWIEFLKDPERLGCHVVLSPTWSETAQYADYVLPVGLAPERHDLHSYETHASQWIGFRQPVKRAARERAGIPVQDTRDVNPGEVWEENEFWIELSWRIDPDGSLGIRKHFESPYRPGEKITVSEYYRWIFENAVPGLPEAAAREGIAPLEYMQKYGVFEVTKDVYRQDLTPVPEEVLRDAVIVPEEAEDRVDDGEEPGIWVDHPVHGANHRAYPGPFKNRRGQFRAGIMVKGRAVQGWPTPSGKLEFFSTTLRDWGWPEYAIPIYPRNEAERRQMVHIVSQVHPKTLDRSQNEFVLLPTFRLPMLIHSRTNGAKWLHEIAHVNPVWMNPIDAQRLGVDTGDLVKVSTETGYFVDKVWVTEGIRPGVVACSHHLGRWRLQEDHGSDRWSSSLVSIKEVEPGKWSMRQKHGPRPFESTDPDSGRIWWSDGGVHQNIVFPIQPDPISGMHCWHQRVRVEKAGPSDRYADIAVDTKKAYEVFERWLQLTRPAPGPGGLYRPLWMLRVLKPHPDAYVMPEAQTEPVKS, encoded by the coding sequence ATGAGCGTTCGCGAAGAAAAACTTTCAGCCATTCAGGGATACGGCGGTCTCAAGAGCCATCCGGATCCCGACCAGTGGGATGATTGGCGGGAACTGGACTCCCGGTCTTGGCCGCGAAAACAGTACAAACATTACCAATTGGTCCCTACGGTGTGTTTCAATTGTGAAGCGGCCTGTGGGCTGGTGGCCTACATCGATAAGGAAACGGGGGAGATCCGGAAACTAGAAGGCAACCCCCTGCACCCGGCAAGCCGGGGTCGCAACTGCGCCAAAGGCCCGGCCACCCTGGTCCAGGTGACCAACCCGGACCGGATTCTGTATCCGCTCAAACGCGCTGCGGGCCGGGGGGAGGGCAAATGGGAACGGGTCAGCTGGGACGAGGCCCTGAACGACATCTCCGGGCGGATTCGCAAAGCCATTCTTGATGGGCGAAAGGATGAAATCGTCTATCACGTCGGCCGCCCGGGGGAAGATGAGTACACCGAGCGCGTTCTGAAAGCTTGGGGGGTGGACGGCCACTCCTCCCATACCAATGTCTGCTCTTCGGGGGCCCGGACGGGGTACGCTTTCTGGATGGGCATCGACCGCCCGGCTCCGGATTATGAGAATGCCCGGTTTATCCTGATGATGAGTTCCCACCTGGAGAGCGGCCATTATTTCAATCCCAACGCCCAGCGCATCATCAAAGCCCAGCAGAGCGGGGCGAAGGTGTGCGTCATCGACACCCGGCTGTCCAACACCGCTTCGAAGGCGGATTATTGGCTCTCCCCGTGGCCTGGGACGGAAACGGCGTTCTTGCTGGCGGTGGCGAATCAACTGATTCAAACGGAACGCTTCAACCGGACTTTCGTCGAAGAGTGGGTGAACTGGAGACAATTCATGGAAGACCGGGACTACCTGGAGGATCTCCAGCGACGGGGTTTTTTGGAACGGGTGCCAGAAGGCCGGAGCTTCGAGGATTTTGTTTCCGTGCTGAAAGATCTCTATAAGGACTACACACCGGAGTTTGCCGAAGCGGAGACGGGAATCGCGGCGCGCTGGGTCAAGGTGGTGGCCGACGAAATCGCCCGGGCCGGTACGGCATTCTCGTCTAATATCTGGCGCAATGCCGCCGCCGGCAACCGCGGGGGGTGGATGATCACCCGGGCGCTCATGTTCCTCAACGTGTTGATGGGCGCCGTGGGCGAGCCGGGAAGCATGATCCCCAACGCCTGGGTCAAGTTTGTCCCCCGGCGCAACACCATGCCGGATCCCATTCAGATGTGGAATGAAAACCATTGGCCGAGGGAGTATCCGCTGACATACTTTGAACTCAGCTATGCCCTTCCCCACATCCTGAAGCGGCGGAACAAGCGGCTTGAAGTGTATTTTGCCCGGGTGGTCAACCCGGTGTGGACCTTCCCGGATGGATTCACGTGGATCGAGTTCCTGAAGGATCCCGAGCGACTCGGCTGCCACGTCGTCCTCTCCCCCACCTGGTCGGAAACCGCCCAGTACGCCGATTATGTCTTGCCGGTGGGCCTGGCGCCTGAGCGGCACGATCTGCACAGCTACGAAACCCACGCCTCCCAGTGGATCGGGTTTCGCCAGCCGGTCAAGCGCGCCGCCCGGGAGCGGGCGGGCATCCCGGTGCAGGACACCCGGGACGTCAACCCCGGGGAGGTCTGGGAAGAAAATGAGTTCTGGATTGAGCTGTCTTGGCGGATCGATCCGGACGGGTCCCTGGGTATTCGCAAACATTTTGAATCCCCGTACCGCCCGGGAGAGAAAATCACAGTCAGCGAGTACTACCGTTGGATTTTTGAAAATGCCGTCCCCGGACTGCCGGAAGCCGCCGCCCGGGAGGGGATTGCGCCCCTGGAGTACATGCAAAAATACGGGGTGTTCGAGGTCACCAAAGACGTGTATCGCCAGGACCTCACCCCGGTCCCGGAAGAGGTCCTTCGGGATGCGGTCATTGTGCCCGAAGAGGCCGAGGACCGGGTGGACGACGGCGAAGAGCCGGGGATCTGGGTGGATCATCCCGTGCACGGGGCAAACCACCGGGCCTACCCGGGGCCGTTCAAAAACCGCCGGGGGCAGTTCCGGGCCGGGATTATGGTGAAGGGCCGCGCGGTTCAGGGTTGGCCGACGCCCTCGGGAAAACTGGAGTTTTTCTCCACGACCCTGAGGGATTGGGGATGGCCGGAATACGCCATTCCCATATATCCGCGCAACGAGGCGGAGCGTCGGCAGATGGTCCACATCGTCAGCCAGGTGCACCCGAAAACCCTCGACCGGAGCCAAAACGAATTCGTGCTCTTGCCCACCTTCCGGCTGCCGATGCTCATCCACAGCCGGACGAACGGGGCGAAGTGGCTGCATGAGATCGCCCACGTCAATCCCGTGTGGATGAATCCCATCGACGCCCAGCGCCTCGGGGTGGACACCGGGGATCTGGTCAAAGTCTCGACCGAGACCGGTTATTTTGTCGACAAGGTCTGGGTCACCGAGGGCATTCGCCCGGGCGTGGTGGCCTGTTCCCATCACCTTGGCCGCTGGCGGCTACAAGAGGACCACGGCAGCGACCGCTGGAGTTCGTCCCTGGTTTCCATCAAGGAAGTGGAACCGGGAAAATGGAGCATGCGGCAAAAACACGGGCCCCGGCCCTTTGAGAGCACCGATCCTGACTCCGGGCGGATCTGGTGGTCAGACGGGGGGGTGCACCAGAATATCGTGTTCCCGATCCAGCCCGATCCCATCAGCGGCATGCACTGTTGGCACCAGCGGGTGCGGGTGGAGAAAGCGGGGCCGAGTGACCGATATGCCGACATCGCCGTGGACACGAAGAAAGCATACGAGGTGTTCGAGCGGTGGCTGCAACTCACCCGCCCAGCGCCGGGCCCGGGAGGGCTGTACCGGCCGCTGTGGATGCTTCGGGTGCTCAAACCACATCCGGACGCTTACGTGATGCCCGAAGCGCAGACGGAACCTGTCAAATCGTGA